CCTGGCAGAAAATcaatgttacatttaaaataatcgAAGAAGCAATTTCTACAGCACAAGAATAGATGTGATGTTCCATGTTCGGGAGGGTTATGAATataaatactttaaattaaattcaaGAACTAGACAAGCCTATCCAAATAAAATGACACTTACACAGTATGTGCGTTAATCTAAcacatagactttttttttttttttaattcttagtaCGATGTACAATAGATTGAAAATGAAGACTGAATTTAATTGGATAtcaatgtctcaaataaacttATTCCATGGCAGTCACATACTCTGTTCTGGCTGAtaggaagtgaaaaaaaaaagccaccgTTAGAAAATGGGACCTACTGAACTGGTGCTCACTTTAAGTAGCCTCCAAAAATGGTTTATGAATGACACAGAAGGGTGCTATTAAACTACAATCAACAGAAAGCAGCTCCCTCCCAGGTGCACATCGTCATGTGCAGAATTCTGTTGTTTGCTAGAAcatgtaaacatgaagtaaaagcAGTAGTCTTGTAACAATTCTGCATGtctagattgataataaaaatatTCCTAATACAGAAATGCAAGGGATGCATGAAGCACAGTACATGCCAGGGGTTTCTACCACTCATATTGTACTGCCCACAACCTGTACACATTGACTGCCTCTTGATTTTTAAGTTTCAAGCCTGTTTATCAAACAGTGTTAATGATAGGAAAAGAGGCAGTAACAGAAACTGTTGGCTTGGGTCTCAGCATTTGCTTGGGTTGAAAGTCCAAAACAATAGTTGTCGCCATAGTATTATACGGTTGGAGTCTACTCTTACTCTGTGCAGTCTAATTTAAACATTAGATAAACTTAATGGCTGCAAGTCATTTGTTCTGCCTACTATCAGTATCATCACATTGTGTCCACTGTACACAACGTACAAGACTCGTCCACTGCAGGTTATATTCCCCAAGGTCTAAACTGACAGCCTGACAAATTACTCATGAACAGACCAAATGGTGTTTTAGAGGGTAATGGAAAAAACAGATCcaaacaaaataccttttttttcatgTACATTGGAAAATCTTGAAAGCGCTCTTATTGGGGGAAAATGAGTGGTTCTCTACAATGTTTCTCAATAAGGTTTTAGCCTATTTTTTCAACAGACAGTCAATATTGCTAATGCACATAGCAACAAACTACCACGCTATTGTTTGCCAGTGGCACCTACAGTAGAACTGTAACAATGGCTTGCTGTGTCGTGACATCAGCTTGGATGTAAGGATCCATATGGAAAACAACAAGCACTGACAGCTGAGATGCTAGTCCCTATTCTTGTTCCTTCAGCACATTATTAAATCAATGATTTCTCCCTGGGAATATTCTCAATGCTCCCTGTGTGGGTTAAACTGCTGCATCTGCCCATGTGGATTGCAGACACAGGCACATTAAAAGGTGTTGGCACACTTCCTCAGTATGCCTTCCTTATAATACAGAACGCCTACAAATTGCCTTGCATTAACTTTGGGAGCAGATGGGCTTTTTTTCATAAAGGAGTTTATTTTTGGCTCATTTTGTGATGGCACAATAGACTAAAAATAAGTCTtgctttatttaaacattataagaatgctgggataaaaaaaaaaacacatcaagctttaaggtctccacacactgGACATGATGCTATTTGTCCTGCGACAAAATAGTACTTTCActgcgacactacctttcacaccactGGCAACGTGTGCGATATGCAGCTAAtgaaaatgtagaatacataatagcttttcagaatacttatttcagtgaaggtaaacaaatcatacacaccagttATATCCAGTTTCCTGAAATGGACTGcaagatgttctccctcattgctgtgtctttataatttttgtgtcctttattatACAGAATTATCTTTTCTTCCATCATTGCTTACTGAAGGCGCTCAAGGAAAGCTGTTCCTCATTGTTCACATCTCTAGCTGCAGCACAACAAAAATCACAAAGAtaccaatcctatttttttcgCATCACAGGCAGTATGAAAAGCttgtatcaaaaatacatgttttattttgccacatttGCTTGTCGCATCATGcccggtgtgtagaggcctttactTTCTTAAAGGCAATGTTTGCAACTATTCTTGCTCAATTCCTTGTTATAAAGTTGCATTAAACGAAATTGAAATTATATAATGGGTTGTCAGTTTATAATTGTCACTGCTTTGACATGAAGATTAACtgataaaatgtttcttttattatgaATTAGCATTCAGGTGCAAATGTGAACTCAGATCTGAGAATTTATAAAACTTAAGAGCATATACAACCTTGCTTTCATTGAGTTTTTGTTCTCTGCAGTATAAAGTGCTCCAAATTAATATACATATACTGCAAATTTAAAATACACCGTACAGTAATCTGGCTGCGCTGggaccacagtaagggcggatatgtaaaaagtcagatgaatgaatcctgttttaaatgccattatacacagctgtaacaattactatattcacacaattattgttttgagattcagcttttattagggagctcccctaaatcccttgtttaaaaagatacaggatattaatgcttgtgacagagaagCCGtttgccatgtgggtgcgtgcgtgcattcactgctgagtgacaggaaGGTTAAAGTTGATACAccccctgcaggcgaacaggatttttacatatcaacacactgaacagctcacgtgacactaccagcaatggcagtgcccggagcacatacaacataatatctgaactaatcttctctgctcaataataaactaacgttgctgaagaggttgatcatggaggataaacggttagggcagatgtgacggattactgtatctGCAAATGCAAATCGTTTTTTCTTATGGTAACAGTATTATTTAATGTTAACCAAATTACATTATTACATGATGACAAGTGCAAGGAAGTGGCTATGCCCATGTCACTTCACAAGGCCACTCTGAGAAACTGGTAATGTCAGATTATTTCATGGTATTTCACAAAACAAGGGTGGGGGGAATCCCATTTAGGCATATTTATACAACTAAAATATAAAAGGTGCAAGGCTTTAAACATTTAAGGGGAAAAGCAATAACATATTGATTAGGAATTTAAAAAATTAAAGATAATTCACACGCACACAGTAGCATGGATCCATCTTACACTTTGAAATGAGCATATCCAATAATGTATGGGGCAGAATGGTTTTGCTTTACCCTGTTCTGTTCCAGCCCTCAGATGATCAATGAAGTTAATCTGCTTGCTGGTGATGGGGCTGAACTCCGGCTGCGGCCATCTCTCTGTGGATTCTCTCCAGTGTTGCTGGTTGCAACAATAACTCTTTTATCCGAGTGAGCTGCTTCAATAGAGGCAGAGTTTCTGTATGCAAAGCCTTCCTAATGAAGTCTGTATCATGCTTTTCCCCTGAAGGAAAAAGAAGACACAATATGCTTACATTGAAAATACAAGGTTGCCCACCTACCATAGTGTAAACCTATACTTTATCAATTGATTTGTGTCAGTTAGCAATTTAGTTCTAATGGTAGCATACATTTACTGTAtagcatagaaaaaaaaagaatgtaaactTTCACAGCAACATTTTAACTGCATAGTTTACCCATGGCAATCTGCAGGTTTTAAAAttagacagacagaaatacagtacagagaataTCTGTAGTGAAACATAGCTTAATAAAGACACTGATTGTCTTTGCACTGTTTGCCAATGTGTGTTTCTTGCCGCCAGCACAAGGAGCAAGCAGTCACGCAGCCTGATTCAGTCATAGTGTGGATACATTAGAAACTGTGATTCCTGGTACTGCAGGACCTCTTTAGTCCCCCCCTCATTTCCATCCCAATGGGCTCAACAATGAGCCTGTCTGCTCTTTAAAAAAGACCCTCGCTGATCATCTCTTTTCAGTAAGCTGGGTCTTTACATTTTCAAGACAGCGTAGTGCTCATTTCATTGATCACATTTCATTCAGTATTCTTCTATCCGAGTGTCCATCAAGGAGAAGTGGTGTACAAATTAACAAACCCAATTCTGGGATTCCAAACAATGTAAAAAGCCAGGATTAAAACTGGCACGGAGGATCCAGtaaagagggagagaaagaggaactGGCATCAGCTCTTTGCAGAGTTGACAAATACCTGCAAAGTACGCAACCACACAGCAATCTGAGGTTCATTAGAGAGGCTCCTGCAATTCATTATTATACTGTAATAGTGCTAGTGGTATCGTGATGGAGTTCCATTTTGTTTTAAGGAAACGTTGAAGACTTCCATGGTATTCCTTGTCATTGTGCTGTTTTGAATCCTGCAATTTAGAAGCTCTGAACGCGCTCCTTCACACGTTTTGTCTTGATTCTTAAGGCTCCAGGAGACTTGTGGTACaaagttcacttcctgtgttcaTTGTCATTAAGGTTTTCCTCAGTCTTAGACAGGCTAACGTCAGCATGCCTGTGTTTGTTCAGCTGAGTCTCCTCCAGGTACTGCTGCACAGCTTTGAGGACAGCATTCTCCACCAGTCTCTTACTGAGACTCACTAGTTCAGCATCATCCGGCTCAGCCACATGTTTTTCACCTACACACCACAACAGACAACAAGAGGTCACTTAAACACATCACCGTGATAACAGGGCagctatatatacagttgtagtcaaaagtttacataccccaatggaaatctataatttctagaaatttctcgaaaacgaagaattttagggaaaatcttttgtagcaaaatgttttgcttttgtggatgaggaaaaaaagcaatagatgtctacaattatttatttcagcatttattttatttttttgcaaaactccaaaaatgctaaatcAAAAGTATTGGAACAATTTGTGTTGAAGAACGGtgaaaaaatcactaaagaatcttgccaaaagctcattgacaaatatcctaatcgtttaaaataggttattattgctaaaggtgcatcaactagctattaatttcattttccttgtcagggtatgaatacttttcaattagcatttttggattTTTGCAAACAAAACTGCTTAAACAAATAATTGTAGACAgccatttcttgtaacttttttacAACCAGATTGACCATGGAATCTGTGCACAACTGAGTTTAAAGTACCCATTTCTATTTCAGTTTGAGAGAGGCAGGGCTATAATGCTATAATTTGCGTCAGACTTTGACCCAGCTGAATCAATAGGGGAGAGCTAGTTCCCAGTTTCTGAAAAAAATACTACTGATCGTCAAAGTAATTGATACTCTGTGAGAAAGTACACTGATTGAGCTATGATCAggagcatacagtactgtacacgaAAGGCTGTTGGCATCTAATCAAGCATTTCAAGACTTTATCATACACATTCTGGGCAGTCTTCAAAAGTCTCTTGTAGGGCACTTACCGTAAGTAGGTCACACAtgccaacataaaaatgatacTATAAGATTTCTTCATTTAACACTAGTAACACTGAAGACCAAGAAAAGCATTAATGGTTTCACCTAAACTAACAGACACAGTCTGCCCCACAACACTCTACCAGTCTCCAAACAGTAGCCATTAAAATAAGATTTCAATCATTCTCTATCAGTAACACAGCTTTAAGTATCAGTGAGAATATtactgttttacaaaaaaaaggtagGTGTTTTTAATCATTAGACAAAGAATGAAATAAAAGCAGGAAGGACAACTGCATATTTGCCACAATTGCTACACAATCACTGAGTATGTTTATTTGAAATCCTAGGCAGCCTGTTTTATGTTCACAAGAGAAATCAAGAGTTTTGcagtggtttacaataaaagCTATTCATCATccaataatacatacattttactcCTACATACACCACTGAGGAGCGGGCTAAGACTTTCAGGAGGATTTTCACACCGCAGCACTGACAGGTATTGGCTTAAACCTGATGATCACAATGAAGAGGGAATCTGGCCCCAGACCCTGTCCCTACACTCTCTCTAGCTGAACACCAGCAGAGCTGAAGAGGCTGGATCTGATCACAACAGCATTAAAATCACTTACAGAATCTCTCCTCGGTTCTTGGGAAAGGAAAGCAGCACAACTGTCCCATGACACTCTGTGGTTATTTCTATGTTTCCTTTCTTCCTTTCCCTCAGCAAACACCTTTGTAAAAATCCAGGAGCACTCAGACCTCAGAACTGCTTCTTTCTACTGTGACAGGGAGAGGGGGACTAGAGGCTACAGTGAGCACAGTAGCTCCGCCTCCCAGTCTTGCTGCCTCTTGCAATTGCTTTAGGATGGACAGTGAGAAACAGCTCCCTAGCCATATGCTCTACTCATCAGCATGGTACTATAGTAACAGCAGAAGTGCTGGTCAAGTATAACAGATCACTTTCATATTATTTGCTCTTCAATTACAGTAAAAtcaaatgtgttaaatatcaaAGGAAATGATAAATGGTTAACCACACGGAGACACTCAGgcggtttaaaaatgtaaaattactaTAATGACTTTTGATTTGTATGCAGCTCATTTATGCAAATTACTTAATTATAAAATCAGGTACcttttttctttacaaatgaatTCCAGCATCAGGGCATATGTTCAAAGCGTTTACCCCAGTGTTTAATTGACTCATATTCTTTGAAAGGAGACAAAAACATATTGGCTTTTCAAAACTAGTACAACACAAAGTAACAACAATACCAGTTCAAAtttgtatagcacctttcatctTAAGGATTCCAAAGCACTTCAAACCGAcacaaatgtacaaataaaaccatTACATTAAAGGCAGTCAAATATAGAATTTGATcaaatagaaatttaaaaaagaaataaaaaatgtggttTTCAATTGTATAAAAgcctatttataaaaatataaaatttgaataaaaaaaaaagaaaatgcagttttgattgtaaaataggaaAACGAAGACAGAAAATCTATTTTGATGATGATGACTtagcaggttacaaaacagtactgtattagtTTTGAATCGTTAacaaatcgctatcggtgccaaaaaagtgtttttaagcgaagttcctgttcctttaggtggagcatttacaatggggaaattACATTTCACCTcaaggttgttccctaagccaaaatgttctcttaggaggtgttcctatacgcggagactgCTGTATTAATTGTGTTCACCAacattatatactttttttgtgaTCAGGTCAGCTGAAGTACCAAGTCGTACTGAACAGAGCATTGTCAAGCTCTTTCTAACTTGATCTGTTTTTCATCAAACTACCATAAGGCCAAAATGATAGACTGCACTGTATTACAAAACAGACTTCCACACAGTACATCTACAATAATTTACTATCGAGTTGTAACCAAATTTcttacaaattaaataatgtcAATTGATAACAGGGCTCTGTGGAAACATGAAAAATAACAACAGTCCCCCTGACTATAATGTCTTCACATAACATCAACAACCACTCAAGGTATGGAAGTAATATATCCTGCATCAAAGCATTCAACAGTGCAACGCAACAAATGATCTGTGCCCCGATGTTCTTACCAAAATAGGAGAGGTGAAGGCAAGTCAAAGATGTATTATTACAGGGACTTGGCATCAGCTTTCCTTTTAATTATACTTCAATCTAACGGTTGATTTATTATTATGATCCTTTCCAAGGAGGTTTATCACAAGCCTAAATAAAGCTGAAGGTAAATTCTTTGATATGACCAAATGCAAAAAGTTCTTTATCTTGATTAAACATGGAACGGTTTAGTCAAGATAAACTGGAAATCTGAGCTTAAACTAGCAATACTGGTACTGTTCCGTGCCATTTAGTAACATCTGTCCGGTTTCTCTTGTTCAAAATGTTAACTAAACATCTGCTGTTCTCAGACAGATAGTGACACTTCAGTAGCTCAGTCTATCAGATGTCACTATGAAAAAAAAGGTCATCATGAAAAAAATTATGTTTGCAGATCAATGCATCTATGAAATCTGTGTCTCAATATGGTTTTTGAGATATGACATGCTGAAACTGCAGCAACATTGATCACAGAgcagaacattaggttattatcataatcctTGTTAGCTGAAATAGGAATGTAACCaatactgaatgggtatttacctcctaaagacccgaatcctgaatatgATATGCCAAAGCTGCTCTCTGAGccagtgacgcagtcatggcccgcccccgagggcacaaaatgattgcgctcacagatctcattgtcatttttccttcaagcctgctgcaatcatggacacagcgatcttgaaggttaatggttacatttctattttagggaaccagggttatgataataacccaacgttccctttcaagtatgaaacgtaaccattaccgaatggttactttccaaaatgcttgagcggtttttttttatgtgtgtcaaaatatgtagtaactcgacagtccttgcacacttaagttgtaccttctttcctttgctgtcttccacaacgaaatccctatggtcacgggcacattcttctggggtttttgtgtgtaggcatttttgtacattttgccaaaattctgttttaaatcctctgtatcttaactgtaatacagcttgaaatcccgctaacaagcctccatcctgattgtaatctcgttttaaatctcgcaagcagagtctccaatagaaatgtaggaatgtgctgtcattcagtagttgaggcgggtttaaagtattgagaacgaatcaatgatagatgcaagccaggaaggcgggacattgcccagcagcgctgggaaatgtatttattattatttttgtagtaggtattattttttaatgggaaaatggtaaagtcaacgtgaattgatcaACCATTTGCACactttttccggtgtttattggctagccaccgatttcattttattttttttcgggggtgttttatcaggttttatcagttaaaactgaaaatctgaatccctaaataaaatacatgttttcggCTCTCTGCAGTGTTTATAAAATAATGCAAATCCCATATGACAATAATGTAGATATAGCACATACAGTATTTGCAAGTCCAGAAGCATTTGTTCTGCGATTAATCAATTTAGAACCGTCTTAACCAGTCCATTCATACTTGTTAACTTCTTACAGGGCTTACAGTACTCTAAATTTCAGGGTTTTATACTTCTTGGTAAGTACTTTATGTTCAGTtcctataaatataaaaaataataaagtacccTGGCATTAGTGCTGCATATATCACAGTGCAGTACCTCGTATATAACTGAGCTACTTTTAAACCATGCATCTTTTCCCAGAGGAGCCCATGTGACAAAGCAGATTTTAATATGTAATCATCACAGAAGactcatcattattatttttccctgcggaaaataatttaaaacatggTAAATTGACAGATCAGCTTCATATAAAATGAGGATATCGATTTACATGCCGAGTTTGTATTTTAGGTCTGCTGGCTGAATATGTAGACACATTACCAACAATAACATTTTTTGTTCTCCCTCAGGCAAAGCAAATTGCACTCAGTtcattttcaaattattattgcAGTTCACCTTCAAAGCAAAATATCATTACCATTTACAGTacatgaaacctgttgaataatcttacgttaacatattgaattacttactgcagtatatggaaaactgtagttttccatatacttaacgaaaaactgacaaattgaaaaatgtgacatttggaaatctaacatgaaatactactattataGTAGACttgtgcaatatcattttgtagtttctttgattacatgatgttaaacaaaatatctaaatgttttaaatgatgtctcaatcctaaaatgaaaACACTTTTCAACAGGCTGTATACTGCACTGGTGATTTTGGACCTGAAACCAATCTGATAGCCAAGAAGCTGTGTATTAGTGTGGGTGTGTATTTCAGTTGCTTACTTTGTCATTGGGTCTCTAAGGCTgggttcacactgggtccgtttagagggtttggtccgcactcggtACGGTTCGGTACGTTtgatgtgaagtgtgaacaacaaagtctgcttTGGAAACAAACCGCACcgagtctggttcgcttgctaaacgtcaatgtgaacaactgctggacttggTCCTTTTGTACATGGGAAAttaactatacaaggtaacctgactaggaagtaaacattttgcggtTTAGTTGATAGTCTGAGGAAAGAAGTGGAGCAAAAACCTAAAAATGTCTCAGGAATTACATTATGTTTAACGGACATCCTGGGAAACTTGACATTGTCTCAGTTTTCAGCCTTAATATTTTGCCCTGGTCAGAAATACTAAAATTATTAATCGTtccggttttgctattgtattttctttttagtacaaaactgtatcagtgtgctcagcaagttaatagcagagtaatgtattaggttgtgtgttagcgccattcaaaaataaaataaacaatcttatggattatttgtttaatcattttcgattatgtgtataccatatgtttaaatggtaatagctgatctattttttaagacctgctttttgtacatttaacatgtgttAACTAGATGACAACATAAAGAAAATgagttatgatctgcaataaattcacccgatgtttaatttttaaactatcattgtgttattttatatactgttatttttgttaaaggcttcagagttgctatggagtcagtgaattgaaaaaaaataaataaaaaaaaaatacctccccgtttttcactgtggaaatctggtaatgctaaactacatggacagtgctAGAAATTGAAGCTGTAATAGAacatttggtcagacaccaaaatccaagccaaaCTGGACAAAACTtgcaaaaatagtaaaatatattcagtcttttctcaaattactttgtttaatgccgacaTTAGGAGAACCCTGCAGAATTGCGTAAACTgaattctcctactgtaggcattcaaaaaatgtattcattaaattagcaaagtgctcccctagtgctttcttccacagcaatatgcaagaatctaaaacatgctatattaaaaaccagagcaatacatcaacagctgccatctttcagtatgccttgcaggatattgtaaacatctggttcacacaccatataaaacGAGCAGAGGGCACTTGCAatctgcattgtgaacacaaacaaactcggtcctgaaaaaaatggaaaaggaccaaatggaaaaggaccaaaaaaaaaaaaaaaaaaaaaatctttagctCGCATCCAAACAAACTCAATCCCTTTGCTTGctgataagtgtgaacagcaagcacactgatacattgtttcaaatgaaaCAAACCAGACCGAATCCAtttgaaacggacccagtgtgaaagCAGCCCAAGTCTAAAACCAATTTTCAACCAACACCTAATAATCGGTTAGGAACTTAAGCAGTACTAGTCACTGCAGAGACTGTTACGACTTCAAAGTTTCAGCTCACCACTGTGGGTTTAGTAAAAGAGTCCCACCACCCATTTGTTCTGCATTAATAAACAATGGATATTTGGAGTACTGACCACTGCAATTCTCTCCAATGTTCTTAACATCAATATTTTAAGGTCTTGAATTTTTTATAAAATGGTTAAAAATAAACCTTGTGTTATTAcagtataacaataaaatatgtttaaatgtagTAGTAGTACTCCACATAAGCTATGTA
This sequence is a window from Acipenser ruthenus chromosome 6, fAciRut3.2 maternal haplotype, whole genome shotgun sequence. Protein-coding genes within it:
- the LOC117411183 gene encoding A-kinase anchor protein 7-like isoform X3 codes for the protein MGQLCCFPFPRTEERFCEKHVAEPDDAELVSLSKRLVENAVLKAVQQYLEETQLNKHRHADVSLSKTEENLNDNEHRK